The Rhodobium gokarnense genome includes a region encoding these proteins:
- a CDS encoding thiamine pyrophosphate-dependent dehydrogenase E1 component subunit alpha gives MEKLFTTAFRIRTFESGGIKLYRQGLVRGYFHPSLGQEGIATGACAAIEDRDYIGSTHRGHGHCIARGAEIDGMVAELLQKRTGYCKGYGGSMHIADITKNNLGANGIVGAGTPLGVGAALANQVRGSDAVTITFTTDGATNNGTFLESLNLAAIWNLNFILIIENNQYAVSTTLEEATRDTDLYKRGEAIGVESHQIDGNDPLLVYETVLDAVKKCRSGLGPVLIEAKTYRHSGHHVNDPGKYMPEERLKYYMDRDPVDRARDNLIKLGKMSAEEVAKLEEEIQQEFDAAVDKAKNAGEISVEEFQEFVSAY, from the coding sequence TTGGAAAAACTTTTCACGACGGCCTTCCGCATCCGGACCTTCGAGAGCGGCGGCATCAAGCTCTACCGCCAGGGCCTGGTGCGCGGCTATTTCCATCCCTCCCTCGGCCAGGAAGGCATCGCGACCGGCGCCTGCGCGGCAATCGAGGACCGGGACTATATCGGCTCGACCCACCGCGGCCACGGCCACTGCATCGCCCGCGGCGCGGAAATCGACGGCATGGTCGCCGAACTGCTGCAGAAGCGCACCGGCTACTGCAAGGGCTATGGCGGCTCCATGCACATCGCCGACATCACCAAGAACAATCTCGGCGCCAACGGCATCGTCGGTGCCGGCACGCCGCTCGGCGTCGGCGCGGCGCTGGCCAATCAGGTGCGCGGCTCGGACGCCGTCACCATCACCTTCACGACCGACGGCGCCACCAACAACGGCACGTTCCTGGAGTCCCTCAACCTCGCGGCGATCTGGAACCTCAACTTCATCCTGATCATCGAGAACAACCAGTACGCCGTCTCCACCACCCTGGAAGAGGCGACCCGCGACACGGACCTTTACAAGCGCGGCGAGGCGATCGGCGTGGAAAGCCACCAGATCGACGGCAACGACCCGCTGCTGGTCTACGAGACCGTGCTCGATGCGGTGAAGAAGTGCCGCTCCGGCCTCGGTCCGGTCCTGATCGAGGCCAAGACCTACCGCCACTCCGGCCACCACGTGAACGATCCCGGCAAATACATGCCCGAGGAGCGGCTGAAATATTACATGGACCGCGATCCGGTGGACCGGGCGCGCGACAACCTCATCAAGCTCGGCAAGATGTCGGCCGAGGAGGTCGCCAAGCTGGAAGAAGAGATCCAGCAGGAATTCGACGCGGCCGTCGACAAGGCCAAGAACGCCGGCGAGATCTCGGTTGAGGAATTCCAGGAATTCGTCTCCGCCTACTGA
- a CDS encoding MurR/RpiR family transcriptional regulator: MEPVSKDVIERIQERYPDLRRSERLVADYLREHSNKRLEMSITEFADTLGVSEATVSRFTRALGYKGFADMKLYLAAESAESAVDHRIGNIPVAMHETDSLIETSRKLVMALSSAMGETQKLLDHASIQAAVSAVINAKEVLFMGVGGAAAVCDEAAHLLLKAGVHAISHADGYTQIIAATTANESTTVFGVSHTGMTDTVANALMTARANKAKTICITSGPESPVGKAGEIALITWHHEAEQIPLYGDFLEGRMCQLYIIYLIYLGVLFQTGADSRDALEATAANLAKFYLQK; this comes from the coding sequence ATGGAGCCGGTCTCCAAGGACGTTATCGAGCGCATTCAGGAGCGCTATCCGGACCTCAGGCGCTCCGAGCGCCTGGTCGCCGACTATCTGCGGGAGCATTCCAACAAGCGCCTGGAGATGTCGATCACCGAATTCGCCGACACGCTCGGCGTCAGCGAGGCGACGGTGAGCCGGTTCACGCGCGCGCTGGGCTACAAGGGCTTCGCCGACATGAAGCTCTATCTGGCGGCCGAAAGCGCGGAAAGCGCCGTCGACCACCGCATCGGCAACATTCCCGTCGCCATGCACGAGACCGATTCGCTGATCGAGACCAGCCGCAAGCTCGTCATGGCGCTGTCCTCGGCCATGGGCGAGACCCAGAAACTCCTCGACCACGCCAGCATCCAGGCAGCCGTCAGTGCCGTCATCAATGCCAAGGAAGTGCTTTTCATGGGCGTCGGCGGCGCCGCCGCCGTCTGCGACGAGGCCGCCCACCTGCTCCTGAAGGCCGGCGTCCACGCCATCAGCCACGCCGACGGCTACACCCAGATCATCGCGGCAACGACCGCCAACGAATCGACCACCGTCTTCGGCGTCTCTCATACCGGCATGACCGATACGGTGGCCAACGCATTGATGACCGCCCGCGCCAACAAGGCCAAGACGATCTGCATCACCTCCGGCCCCGAATCGCCCGTCGGCAAGGCCGGCGAAATCGCCCTCATCACCTGGCACCACGAGGCCGAACAGATCCCGCTCTATGGCGACTTCCTCGAGGGCCGGATGTGCCAGCTCTATATCATCTACCTGATTTATCTGGGCGTTCTGTTCCAGACCGGCGCCGACTCCCGCGACGCCCTGGAGGCGACGGCGGCGAATCTCGCGAAGTTTTATCTGCAGAAATAG
- a CDS encoding extracellular solute-binding protein, giving the protein MFYVPKNSVHKTVSRRKFLELGGGTAAALGIGSMTVGLGTVITRTPVSAASSEDAKWRQYEGTKLVFMSENTPPSFAIRDNIKAFYDQTGIEVEIITDGLPIVQQKVGIDLRGGNSDFALSYVQDKPIGAPFADFYADLTPLLGDETLPQDPEGYGRDAWFENFLDVCGVYYDRDRLIALPYDSAVACTFYRQDLYEKYSKQFEAEYGYRLEYTKDSTWQNVLDFATFFKKLREAGEDVPYGYAQHNGNFTWTTQLDIQRMQFANGRWIDFDIDDKLGSREPGPCNWGDEQSVLIMEKFKALGDVSHPDNLANGTLELNTVYQSGQIAMQVQYHEFAASVENAETSVAAGGKTAYAPCPKGAPEWIVNGGDAVNGTNCGIGGIGINGNASEDVKRAAYIFAIWATSKNTQFDVLKGVGGTPTRKSVMDIPEVQKARTRPTEMPNALTFDAVYDFGIKDPHFVLGPKIPEANEYHNIVAAESQNCLAGRTTPQEACATIKQQIDNLNGV; this is encoded by the coding sequence ATGTTCTATGTACCGAAGAATTCCGTCCACAAAACCGTTTCCCGCCGCAAGTTCCTGGAGCTTGGCGGCGGCACCGCGGCCGCCCTCGGCATCGGCTCGATGACCGTCGGCCTCGGCACCGTGATCACCCGCACGCCGGTCAGCGCCGCCTCGTCCGAAGACGCCAAGTGGCGCCAGTACGAAGGCACCAAGCTGGTCTTCATGTCGGAGAACACGCCGCCGTCCTTCGCCATCCGCGACAACATCAAGGCGTTCTACGATCAAACCGGCATCGAGGTGGAGATCATCACCGACGGCCTGCCGATCGTCCAGCAGAAGGTCGGCATCGACCTGCGCGGCGGCAATTCCGACTTCGCGCTGTCCTATGTCCAGGACAAGCCGATCGGCGCCCCGTTCGCCGACTTCTACGCCGACCTGACGCCGCTGCTCGGCGACGAGACCCTGCCGCAGGACCCGGAAGGCTACGGCCGCGACGCCTGGTTCGAGAACTTCCTTGACGTCTGCGGCGTCTACTACGACCGCGACCGGCTGATCGCCCTGCCGTATGACTCCGCGGTCGCTTGCACCTTCTACCGCCAGGATCTCTACGAGAAATACTCCAAGCAGTTCGAGGCCGAATACGGCTACCGCCTGGAATACACCAAGGACTCCACCTGGCAGAACGTTCTCGACTTCGCCACCTTCTTCAAGAAGCTCCGCGAGGCCGGCGAGGACGTGCCCTATGGCTACGCCCAGCACAACGGCAACTTCACCTGGACGACCCAGCTCGACATCCAGCGCATGCAGTTCGCCAACGGCCGCTGGATCGACTTCGACATCGACGACAAGCTCGGCTCGCGCGAGCCCGGCCCGTGCAACTGGGGCGACGAGCAGTCGGTCCTGATCATGGAGAAGTTCAAGGCGCTCGGCGACGTCAGCCATCCGGACAACCTCGCCAACGGCACCCTGGAGCTGAACACAGTCTACCAGTCCGGCCAGATCGCCATGCAGGTCCAGTACCACGAGTTCGCCGCCTCGGTGGAGAACGCCGAGACCTCGGTCGCGGCCGGTGGCAAGACCGCCTATGCCCCGTGCCCGAAGGGCGCGCCGGAATGGATCGTCAATGGCGGCGACGCCGTCAACGGCACCAATTGCGGCATCGGCGGCATCGGCATCAACGGCAACGCCTCCGAAGACGTCAAGCGGGCGGCCTACATCTTCGCCATCTGGGCAACGTCCAAGAACACCCAGTTCGACGTCCTGAAGGGCGTCGGCGGCACGCCGACCCGCAAGTCGGTGATGGACATCCCGGAGGTGCAGAAGGCCCGCACCCGGCCGACCGAGATGCCGAACGCGCTGACCTTCGATGCGGTCTACGACTTCGGCATCAAGGACCCGCACTTCGTGCTCGGTCCGAAGATCCCGGAGGCCAACGAGTACCACAACATCGTTGCCGCGGAATCGCAGAACTGCCTGGCCGGCCGCACCACGCCGCAAGAGGCCTGCGCCACGATCAAGCAGCAGATCGACAACCTCAACGGCGTCTGA
- a CDS encoding carbohydrate ABC transporter permease encodes MQKSLSASRASFSAIEEDHGYAARRLDYGPGALNEEPKRRYHILLMAPAIVTLAAITIYPFFWLIYMSLHKVSVARSDRWVGLDNYARLFGDVKFTDGWLLLLKYSALCLTLEILIGVALAVILNGSRFEKVLVTVFLMPMMMSPVVAGLVWYYLYNGTFGWYHWLFQSIGILGETSILADIDTAMWGIVIVDVWQWTPLITLITLAGLKRVPQDQLEANMVDGAGSLRNFFTVSLPNIYPFLLIAILLRFMDNFRFIDHILVLTGGGPGNATRILPVYLFDVSFQFFKLGRGAAIAFTLLIVTIILGMILVRIFDDPKKQAASGGAGETTDD; translated from the coding sequence ATGCAGAAATCCCTAAGTGCGTCCCGCGCGTCCTTCAGTGCGATCGAGGAAGATCACGGCTATGCCGCGCGCCGGCTCGACTACGGACCGGGTGCGCTCAACGAAGAGCCGAAGCGCCGCTACCACATCCTTCTGATGGCGCCGGCCATCGTGACGCTCGCCGCGATCACCATCTACCCGTTCTTCTGGCTCATCTATATGAGCCTGCACAAGGTTTCGGTCGCCCGCTCCGACCGCTGGGTCGGCCTCGACAACTACGCCCGGCTTTTCGGCGACGTCAAATTCACCGACGGCTGGCTGCTGCTGCTGAAATATTCGGCGCTCTGCCTGACGCTGGAAATCCTGATCGGCGTCGCGCTCGCCGTCATTCTCAACGGCTCGCGCTTCGAAAAGGTCCTGGTGACCGTCTTCCTGATGCCGATGATGATGTCGCCGGTCGTTGCCGGCCTCGTCTGGTACTACCTCTATAACGGCACCTTCGGCTGGTACCACTGGCTGTTCCAAAGCATCGGCATCCTCGGCGAGACCTCGATCCTCGCCGACATCGATACCGCCATGTGGGGCATCGTCATCGTCGATGTCTGGCAGTGGACGCCGCTGATCACGCTGATCACGCTGGCCGGCCTGAAGCGCGTCCCCCAGGACCAGCTGGAAGCCAACATGGTCGACGGCGCCGGTTCCCTGCGCAATTTCTTCACCGTCTCGCTGCCCAACATCTACCCCTTCCTGCTGATCGCCATCCTGTTGAGGTTCATGGACAATTTCCGGTTCATCGACCACATCCTGGTGCTCACGGGCGGCGGGCCGGGCAACGCCACGCGCATCCTGCCGGTCTACCTGTTCGACGTCTCCTTCCAGTTCTTCAAGCTCGGACGCGGTGCTGCCATCGCCTTCACGCTGCTCATCGTGACCATCATCCTCGGCATGATCCTGGTGCGCATCTTCGACGATCCCAAGAAGCAGGCCGCCAGCGGCGGCGCCGGCGAAACGACGGACGACTAG
- a CDS encoding carbohydrate ABC transporter permease: MASREIVQYDSGLSRVFKVLAQVFLVIYLIWTVSPFIIMVGSSMKDLLEAFTLPRVGDWLGALSFFNFSPTFKHYVALFADESFGTYLGNSLIASVGSAIIAVVLGTSCAYSMSRYQFRGKKDVFFWIISTRMAPVVAVIVPLYAIFRSFGLVGTLPGLILAYTTFNLPFAIWMLKGFFDNVPYAIEEAAQCDGATRLRATLQILPLVAPGIGAFLVLCILFAWNDFLFATIIGSGGAKTLPVATKELIQPQNVQWGKIMAAGVVTTAPMMLLGLLIRRYLVAGLTMGAVKE; the protein is encoded by the coding sequence ATGGCATCCCGCGAAATCGTCCAGTATGACAGCGGCCTGTCGCGCGTCTTCAAGGTGCTGGCCCAGGTCTTCCTGGTCATCTACCTGATCTGGACCGTGTCGCCCTTCATCATCATGGTCGGCTCGTCCATGAAGGACCTCCTGGAGGCCTTCACGCTGCCGCGGGTCGGCGACTGGCTCGGCGCGCTGTCCTTCTTCAACTTCTCGCCGACCTTCAAGCACTATGTGGCGCTGTTCGCCGACGAGAGCTTCGGCACCTATCTCGGCAACAGCCTCATTGCATCCGTCGGCTCGGCCATCATCGCCGTGGTGCTGGGCACGTCCTGCGCCTATTCCATGTCGCGCTACCAGTTCCGCGGCAAGAAGGACGTCTTCTTCTGGATCATCTCCACCCGCATGGCGCCGGTCGTCGCGGTCATCGTGCCGCTCTATGCGATCTTCCGCTCCTTCGGCCTCGTCGGCACCCTGCCGGGCCTGATCCTCGCCTACACCACCTTCAACCTGCCGTTCGCGATCTGGATGCTGAAGGGCTTCTTCGACAACGTGCCCTATGCCATCGAGGAGGCGGCCCAGTGCGACGGCGCCACCCGGCTGCGGGCGACCCTGCAGATCCTGCCGCTGGTCGCCCCCGGCATCGGCGCCTTCCTGGTGCTGTGCATCCTGTTCGCCTGGAACGACTTCCTGTTCGCCACCATCATCGGCAGCGGCGGCGCCAAGACCCTGCCCGTCGCCACCAAGGAACTGATCCAGCCGCAGAACGTGCAGTGGGGCAAGATCATGGCCGCCGGCGTCGTCACCACCGCGCCGATGATGCTGCTTGGCCTCCTGATCCGCCGCTACCTCGTCGCCGGCCTGACCATGGGCGCGGTCAAGGAATGA
- a CDS encoding ABC transporter ATP-binding protein — translation MVAISIENVWKYYGETVAVQDLNLECKDGEFVCVLGPSGCGKSSTMRMLAGLEHISAGQILFGDKRINELAPKDRDIAMVFENYALYPHKTVAENMANPLRMAGVDKATVTKKVTEAAKLLEIDHLLDRKPVELSGGQKQRVAIGRVIVRQPAVYLFDEPIAHLDAKLRARMRTELKHLQQHQGVTTVYVTHDQLEALSMADRIAVMHDGVLQQFGTPAEIYSNPVNTWVAGFVGEPTMNLILTEVATEADRPKLTHKGFTIDLDGHLGEAALRGNEKALRFGIRPENLKVSLEKSPGAIEGTVYTRQLLGSDLLVEVETGNDHFRVRTSPAFEGEVDRPCYISYDLGHAHLFSAETGQSIV, via the coding sequence ATGGTCGCAATCAGCATAGAAAACGTCTGGAAGTACTACGGCGAGACCGTGGCCGTTCAGGACCTCAACCTGGAATGCAAGGACGGCGAGTTCGTCTGCGTGCTGGGGCCCTCCGGCTGCGGCAAGTCCTCCACCATGCGGATGCTGGCCGGCCTGGAGCATATTTCGGCAGGCCAGATCCTGTTCGGCGACAAGCGCATCAACGAGCTGGCGCCGAAGGACCGCGACATCGCCATGGTGTTCGAGAACTACGCGCTCTATCCGCACAAGACCGTCGCGGAGAACATGGCCAACCCCCTGCGCATGGCCGGTGTCGACAAGGCGACCGTGACCAAGAAGGTGACGGAGGCGGCCAAGCTGCTGGAGATCGACCATCTCCTCGACCGCAAGCCGGTGGAACTCAGCGGCGGCCAGAAACAGCGCGTCGCCATCGGCCGGGTCATCGTCCGCCAGCCCGCCGTCTACCTGTTCGACGAGCCGATCGCCCATCTCGACGCCAAGCTGCGCGCCCGCATGCGCACCGAGCTGAAGCACCTGCAGCAGCACCAGGGCGTCACCACCGTCTACGTCACCCACGACCAGCTCGAGGCGCTCTCCATGGCCGACCGCATCGCGGTCATGCATGACGGCGTCCTGCAGCAGTTCGGAACGCCGGCGGAGATCTACAGCAACCCGGTCAACACCTGGGTCGCCGGCTTCGTTGGCGAGCCGACCATGAACCTGATCCTCACCGAGGTCGCCACCGAGGCCGATAGGCCGAAGCTGACCCACAAGGGCTTCACCATCGACCTTGACGGCCATCTCGGTGAGGCGGCCTTGCGCGGCAACGAAAAGGCCCTGCGCTTCGGCATCCGGCCGGAGAACCTCAAGGTTTCGCTGGAAAAGTCGCCGGGCGCGATCGAGGGCACGGTCTATACCCGCCAGCTCCTCGGCTCCGATCTCCTGGTTGAGGTGGAGACCGGCAACGACCACTTCCGGGTCCGCACCTCGCCGGCCTTTGAGGGCGAGGTCGACCGGCCCTGCTACATCTCCTACGACCTCGGCCACGCGCACCTGTTCTCCGCCGAGACCGGCCAGTCGATCGTCTAG
- a CDS encoding FGGY-family carbohydrate kinase, with product MTKAFIGIDAGTTGCTVMIFDEAGRALGHGYKEYPCSSPHPGWSEQDLGAVWNGICDASRQAVAQANLPDEAYESVGLSSQRGTVCLLDDRKRPLAPSIVWNDARATENAEEFARHISPEEHHEHTGMQLSPLWTASKIAWLRDRQPELFNEIAWFANGQEYFLHLLGAEKWETDPASLTLNGMMEISKLDWSDRILDLCGITRDRLPPVGIPTGFVGTVSKEASEATGIPAGVKLCRGAGDQQCAAVGAGVIKQGLAEFTVGTAAVMVAHLDSLDRIQGKNLWWGGHGVPHHWNIEGAAFALGACLKWWRDTIGSDEINLGRDSGTSPFAVMVDEAGRAKPGAGGLLFHSFLTSQVTPYYDAAARGGFLGLGLHHSRQDMLRALLEGCANEMRMVVDAFDSDIAGGISELRLTGGGTKSPGFVQIMSDIFQRPVHVTWERECTVLGAAILGAVGAGAFTDVDEAVGAMVHIERDFEPNNNLAGLYDDQHQVYRGFYEAMANGGAYKKHAAFSEKHF from the coding sequence ATGACCAAAGCTTTCATAGGGATTGACGCCGGAACGACGGGTTGCACCGTCATGATTTTTGATGAGGCGGGCAGGGCCCTCGGCCACGGCTACAAGGAGTACCCCTGTTCGTCGCCCCATCCGGGCTGGAGCGAGCAGGACCTCGGGGCCGTCTGGAACGGCATCTGCGATGCCAGCCGCCAGGCCGTTGCCCAGGCGAACCTGCCGGACGAGGCCTACGAGTCCGTCGGCCTTTCCAGCCAGCGCGGCACCGTCTGCCTGCTCGACGACAGGAAGCGCCCGCTCGCGCCCAGCATCGTCTGGAACGACGCCCGCGCCACGGAGAATGCCGAGGAGTTCGCCCGGCACATTTCGCCGGAGGAGCACCACGAGCACACGGGCATGCAGCTCAGTCCCCTGTGGACGGCCTCCAAGATCGCCTGGCTGCGCGACCGCCAGCCGGAGCTCTTCAACGAGATCGCCTGGTTCGCCAACGGCCAGGAATACTTCCTCCACCTGCTCGGCGCGGAGAAGTGGGAGACCGACCCGGCCTCGCTGACCCTCAACGGCATGATGGAGATCTCCAAGCTCGACTGGTCGGACCGCATCCTGGACCTTTGCGGCATCACCCGCGACCGGCTGCCGCCGGTCGGCATCCCGACCGGCTTCGTCGGCACGGTGTCGAAGGAGGCCTCCGAGGCGACCGGCATCCCGGCCGGGGTCAAGCTCTGCCGCGGTGCCGGCGACCAGCAATGCGCCGCCGTCGGCGCCGGCGTCATCAAGCAGGGCCTTGCCGAATTCACCGTCGGCACGGCCGCGGTGATGGTCGCGCATCTGGACTCGCTCGATCGCATCCAGGGCAAGAACCTGTGGTGGGGCGGCCACGGCGTGCCGCACCACTGGAACATCGAGGGCGCCGCCTTTGCTCTCGGTGCCTGCCTCAAATGGTGGCGCGACACCATCGGCTCCGACGAGATCAATCTCGGTCGCGACAGCGGCACCAGCCCGTTCGCCGTCATGGTCGACGAGGCGGGCAGGGCAAAGCCCGGCGCCGGCGGGCTGCTGTTCCACTCGTTCCTGACCAGCCAGGTGACGCCCTATTACGACGCGGCCGCCCGCGGCGGCTTCCTCGGCCTCGGCCTGCACCATTCCCGCCAGGACATGCTGCGGGCGCTGCTGGAAGGCTGCGCCAACGAGATGCGCATGGTGGTCGATGCCTTCGACAGCGACATCGCCGGCGGCATTTCCGAACTCAGGCTCACCGGCGGCGGCACCAAGAGCCCCGGCTTCGTGCAGATCATGTCGGACATCTTCCAGCGCCCGGTGCATGTCACCTGGGAGCGGGAATGCACGGTCCTCGGCGCCGCCATCCTCGGCGCGGTCGGTGCCGGAGCCTTCACCGATGTCGACGAAGCGGTCGGCGCGATGGTGCACATCGAGCGCGACTTCGAGCCGAACAACAACCTCGCCGGCCTCTATGACGACCAGCACCAGGTCTATCGCGGCTTCTACGAAGCCATGGCCAATGGCGGCGCCTACAAGAAGCACGCCGCCTTTTCCGAAAAGCATTTCTAG
- a CDS encoding VOC family protein, producing MPMPGMRGMEHIGFTVPDIDEACTFFEEILGAETLYTAATNFRVDDSDWMFEHLNVDPRCVITEFRYMRVGNGTNLEVFQYEAPDQAKQPPKNSDIGGHHLAFYVDDMDAAIAFLKEKGVKVLGDPTSYTEGPNLGLTWCYFMAPWGQQLEIVSAPKGTVYDNEAKTSGKTRLFHPGKVAETTI from the coding sequence ATGCCTATGCCCGGAATGCGCGGAATGGAGCACATCGGCTTCACCGTCCCCGACATCGACGAGGCCTGCACGTTCTTTGAGGAGATTCTCGGCGCCGAGACGCTCTATACGGCTGCGACCAACTTCCGCGTCGACGACAGCGACTGGATGTTCGAGCACCTGAACGTCGACCCGCGCTGCGTCATCACCGAGTTCCGCTACATGCGCGTCGGCAATGGCACCAACCTGGAGGTCTTCCAGTACGAAGCGCCGGACCAGGCCAAACAGCCGCCGAAGAACAGCGACATCGGCGGCCACCATCTCGCCTTCTATGTCGACGACATGGACGCCGCGATCGCCTTCCTGAAGGAAAAGGGCGTCAAGGTGCTGGGCGATCCGACCTCCTACACCGAAGGTCCGAACCTCGGCCTCACCTGGTGCTACTTCATGGCGCCCTGGGGCCAGCAGCTCGAAATCGTCTCGGCGCCGAAGGGCACCGTCTACGACAACGAGGCCAAGACCTCCGGCAAGACCCGGCTGTTCCACCCGGGCAAGGTCGCAGAGACGACGATCTGA
- a CDS encoding AI-2E family transporter: MTYPTPTPSPVRRPGQTPVASVATDASRVAIIFIGVVALVGALHFAKMILAPVALAVVLGLMLGPPASWLERRGIPVAISAAAVVFGFVTLIVASVIAFAVPLSSWIDQLPAIWARLQSELRDWQGIFSAISSAQEQLREAMGSDTAMTVTVDDAAPVTEAVIIAPTILAQIITFLASMYFFLATRDRFRAAVLSMCVSRRLRWRIARVFRDAERYVSSYLVAITLINLGLGALLALLLWAAGVPSPLLWGVLATVLNYVIYVGPALMAVLLFLVGLATFQGAEILFPPAIFLGLNLIESQFVTPHVIGRHLTLNPFVVFLSIVFWLWLWGLIGGIIAVPVLLILYALLNNILPMRS, from the coding sequence ATGACATATCCGACGCCGACCCCCTCACCGGTCCGACGGCCGGGGCAGACGCCGGTTGCCTCCGTCGCAACCGACGCCTCCCGCGTCGCCATCATCTTTATCGGTGTGGTGGCGCTCGTCGGCGCGCTCCATTTCGCCAAGATGATCCTCGCGCCGGTGGCGCTTGCCGTCGTGCTCGGCCTGATGCTCGGCCCGCCGGCCAGCTGGCTGGAGCGGCGCGGCATCCCGGTGGCGATTTCCGCGGCCGCGGTCGTCTTCGGCTTCGTCACACTGATCGTCGCCTCGGTGATCGCCTTCGCCGTGCCGCTGTCGTCCTGGATCGACCAGTTGCCGGCGATCTGGGCGCGGCTGCAGAGCGAGTTGCGCGACTGGCAGGGCATCTTTTCCGCGATTTCCAGCGCCCAGGAGCAGTTGCGCGAGGCGATGGGCAGCGATACGGCCATGACCGTTACCGTCGACGACGCGGCCCCGGTCACCGAGGCGGTCATCATCGCGCCGACGATCCTGGCGCAGATCATCACCTTCCTCGCCAGCATGTATTTCTTCCTGGCGACCCGCGACCGGTTCCGGGCCGCGGTGCTGTCGATGTGCGTCAGCCGGCGCCTGCGCTGGCGCATCGCCCGGGTGTTCCGCGACGCGGAGCGGTACGTCTCCAGCTATCTCGTCGCCATCACGCTGATCAATCTCGGCCTCGGCGCCCTGCTCGCCCTGCTGTTGTGGGCCGCGGGCGTTCCCTCGCCGCTGTTGTGGGGCGTCCTCGCCACCGTCCTCAACTATGTCATCTATGTCGGGCCGGCGCTGATGGCGGTGCTTTTGTTCCTGGTCGGCCTTGCCACCTTCCAGGGTGCGGAGATCCTGTTTCCGCCGGCGATCTTCCTCGGCCTCAACCTGATCGAGTCCCAGTTCGTCACGCCGCACGTCATCGGCCGGCACCTGACGCTGAACCCCTTCGTGGTGTTCCTGTCGATCGTCTTCTGGCTGTGGCTGTGGGGGCTGATCGGCGGCATCATCGCCGTGCCGGTGCTGCTGATCCTCTACGCCCTCCTCAACAACATCCTGCCGATGCGTTCCTGA